One Archangium violaceum genomic window, CCTCACCACGTTCCCGGAGGCGTTGGGCGTGCTCGTCTCCTCGCAGCTCGTCGGGAGGCTCTATCCCCGGGTGGGCCCGAGGCGGCTCATCGCGTTCGGCCTGTTCTTCGTCAGCGTGTCCGTCACGCTCGTGGCGCTCGTGGGCCTGCAGTCGAGCCTCTGGGTGTTGCGCGCGTTGATGTTCACCACCGGCGCGAGCATCGCCTTCCTCTTCATTTCCCAGCAGGCGGCCACGTTCGCCCGGATTTCCAGCGCGGACACCGGCCATGCCTCGGCCATCTTCAACGCGCAGCGGCAGCTCGCGGCCGCGCTCGGGGTCGCGCTGATGGCGACCGTGTTGTCGAGCTTCCTCGGACGGGGCGGCGCCCATGCCTCGGGGATGGAGCAGCTCCCCGCCTTCCGGGTCGCCTTCCTCGTCGACGCGGGCGTGGCGCTCCTCGGAGTCTTCGCCGCGCTCGCCATCCGGGACGAGGACGCTCTCTCCACGATGCGGCGAGGCCCCGCTTCCGCTCCCTCGGGCGAGGCCGCGGTGATGCACTGAGTCCAGCATGCTCCCTCTCCCTCTGGGAGAGGGCGGGGGGTGAGGGTATCCGAGCCCGTTCTTCCAACCCGTGGCCCTTCGTGTGGACACGGGGTTCAACCCGGGGCCCTGGTACCCTCACCCCGTCCCTCTCCCGAAGGGAGAGGGGATTTACCCTTCGTGGATGCGCTCGGGGTGCGTGTACACGTTGAAGCGCCCGTTGCGCACGAAGGTGGCGAGCGTGATGCCCGCGCGCTCGGCGAGGTCGATGGCGAGTGAGCTGCCCGCGGAGACGCTGGCCACGATGGGGCAGCGGGCCATGGCGGCCTTCTGGATGATCTCGAAGCTGACGCGCCCGCTGACCACGAGCACGGTGGGGCGCATCGCGGCGGGTTGGGAGGCCCGTGCCGAGCGCAGGCCGTGCTCGAGCAGCAGCGCCCCCACCACCTTGTCCACGGCGTTGTGGCGGCCCACGTCCTCGAAGGCCGCGAGCACCTTACCCGTCTCGTCGAGCGCGGCGGCGGCATGGACTCCGCCGGTGCGGGCGAAGTTGGGCTGCACGGTGCGCAGGTGCTCGGTGGCGCGGGCGAGCACGGACGCGGGGAGCTCCGGTCCCGGGGGCACGGGCGAGCACGTGGCCATGAGATCGTCCACGCTGCGCCGGCCGCACACGCCACAGGCCGCGGTCGTGAGCGTTCCGCGCTTCGTGGCGCCCACGCGCTCCAGGTCGATGACGAGCCCGGGAGCGGGCGTCACCTCGACGATGTTGCCGTAGCCCTCCTCTCCCGGCCGGCCACAGTGCGCGAGTCCTCCCAGGTCCTCGGCGGAGTGGATGAGACCCTCGGCGAAGAGGAAGCCCGTGACGAGGAACCGGTCCGCGCCCGGCGTGCGCATGGTGACGGCCACGGTGTCCCCGCTGACGCGGATGTCGAGCGGCTCCTCGAGGGCCACGGCGTCCGGCTCGGCGGGCGCGAGCTGGCCGTCCGAGGTGTAGCGCCTCACGGGGCGCCGGGTGACTCCGGGGGGGAGCGGGTGCTTGTCACCGGTCATCGCAGGACTCCGTCCCGAAGGCATTGCTGGAGGAAGGCGGCAATCCCTCGCACGTCGTCTGGCGCGAACCGTTTCATGGCCTCGGGCACGGCTCCCTCATCACCCACCACGGCGAGCACGTCCTGTCGCGTCGCCGCGAGCAGGGGGCCGAGCCCCTCGCGCCAGACCTCGAGCTTGGGCAGCGGCCCCTGCTTCCACCCCTCGACGAGCACCAGGTCCACGGTGTCGGCGAAGCGCTCGAGCAGGGACAGCACGTGCTCGGAGGGCTCGGGGAAGGAGAGCTGCACGCCGGCAGGGTTGGCGAAGGCGACGAAGGCGGCGCCGGACGCGGCGTAGCGCGCGGTGTCACTGCCCTCGCGGTGCAGCGGGTGCGAGTCGGACGAGTGCTTCACCACGCCCACGCGCAGGCCTCGCTGGCGCAGCTCGGGCACGAGCCGCGAGAGGAGTGTCGTCTTCCCCGAGCCGGACCAGCCAACGACGGCGAGCGCGGGCGGTCGCATCACGGCTCCACGGGGAGGAAGCGGGGACGGTCGAAGCGCTCGAAGTCCACCTCGTCGCCAGGGGCGAAGTCGGCGCGGCCCGGAGGGAGGACGGCGTAGCCCTCGGCGCCGACGTTCTGCAGGTGCTGCCCGAAGTCCTGCGAGCGGATGCG contains:
- the fdhD gene encoding formate dehydrogenase accessory sulfurtransferase FdhD, with translation MTGDKHPLPPGVTRRPVRRYTSDGQLAPAEPDAVALEEPLDIRVSGDTVAVTMRTPGADRFLVTGFLFAEGLIHSAEDLGGLAHCGRPGEEGYGNIVEVTPAPGLVIDLERVGATKRGTLTTAACGVCGRRSVDDLMATCSPVPPGPELPASVLARATEHLRTVQPNFARTGGVHAAAALDETGKVLAAFEDVGRHNAVDKVVGALLLEHGLRSARASQPAAMRPTVLVVSGRVSFEIIQKAAMARCPIVASVSAGSSLAIDLAERAGITLATFVRNGRFNVYTHPERIHEG
- the mobB gene encoding molybdopterin-guanine dinucleotide biosynthesis protein B yields the protein MRPPALAVVGWSGSGKTTLLSRLVPELRQRGLRVGVVKHSSDSHPLHREGSDTARYAASGAAFVAFANPAGVQLSFPEPSEHVLSLLERFADTVDLVLVEGWKQGPLPKLEVWREGLGPLLAATRQDVLAVVGDEGAVPEAMKRFAPDDVRGIAAFLQQCLRDGVLR